The Oryza glaberrima chromosome 5, OglaRS2, whole genome shotgun sequence DNA segment CTAGGGGCTGCATCGGCGGCGAACCTAGGGGCTGCGGAGGTGGAGGCCCTAGGGGCGGTGGCTTCGGCAAGAGATTGGGTTGTGGCGGTGATGACAGCGGCAGGTTGCGAAGTGCCAGACAGATGCGCGGTAAGAAACGGCGTCGAGGCATGTGGTACTGTCGAATATCTGGCCAATCATTGGAAGAAGGTGAGAATTTTGTTTTGGATACACAAGATGGGTCCGACGACGACCAGATTGAGTTCATCcctgattctgatgatgaaggCATCGAGTACTGCTTCTCCTCAGATCAGGAGTTTGTGCCCGAAACTGAGTTCCAGGATTGTGGGGAAGTGGAGGAGAAGGGTGGTGGGATTCAGGATTGTGGGGAGGTGAACGAGAAGGGTGGTGGGATTCAGGATTATGGGGAGGTGAACGAGAAGGATGGTGGGATTCAAGATTGTGGGGAAGCGAAGGAGAATGGTGGTGAGATTCAGGATTGCGGGGAAGTGGAGAAGGGTGGTGGGATTTGTGGCGGCAGCAACATAGTGCACTCAAATGATGAATGCAAACAGCCTGCCCAGATGTGGTGCGGGCAGCGGGTTCAAGGCAAGTGGTTTCATCGTGAATCTGGCCGATGTTTAGAAGAAGGCAAGAACGTGATCTTTGATACCCAGGATGGGCCCGATATGGATGAGTATGAGTTCTGGCCTGATTTGGATGATGAAGGAGGCGACTTCGTATTTGAAGATTGGTTCATTGACGTTGTGCCCAAGAAAAAGATGCACGATGGTGTTGCAATGGAGAAGAAGCGAGGCGGTAAAATTGGCAAGCTGATGAGCTCCAATGTGACTTATGGCATGGGACGACCCAGTTCTACCATTACTAAGGCCTCCTTTTCGTCGAATGCTTCTTACCCGCAGGGAGGTGACCTGTGGCAGGGGACAATGGCCAACCACAGTGCTAAACCGAGCAAGCACTTTGTGGTGGAGTCCTCCAATATCAGCGAGCAGAGCAAGGTGTGTGctattaatttatttgagtaaactttgcataaaaaattgaaaatatattatttaataaCTATGGAAACTTACAGATAAACTCCTGAGGAGCCTGCTATGTATAATATATCCATATACTTCTAGCTAGTAACAATTAGGTAACCATAGATATTTAATCACTCTAACTTTAATGCATTATGTAATGTGCAACCAAAGCCACAAGTTAGTAAGCAGTATAGTGCCATATAGCTGGAAGACTTGATCTGTTCAATGTAGAGTCATGCACCATCTAATGTTCTAGCCGTTACCACACAGGATCTTTATTGCATTCCATTTAATATTGTTTTGCCATGATAAGAGTCCTGCAACGCATAATATTACTATTATTAATTTTAGCTTTTATAAAACTAAGATAATAAAATGTGTTGTGAAGTCTGAACATAGTCTCTATCTACCACCTACtgattttgtaagtatgtaacaaaaatagaaattcaTACTTTTCagtcctcttcttctccaataCTGCAACTTGCCTAGTAGACCAGATATTATAATTATTAGACATGTGCTTAAACATCAGAAACTGGCTGCAACAGAGAAAGGGAAGTTCACCATTTTAACTCCATTGAATAAAATTATTGGTAATACATAATTTAGTACTGCATTTTAACTCCATTAAGGAAGTTCTTACTGCATACTTTGTCAAACCGGTGTAGTACCATTATGCATGGTTTGGTCAGCCGATCATGAAGCATCAATTCAATTCGCAAATCACAGAATTGGGGAATGGAATTGAACAACCAAGAATAAACCGAGTGTATAGTGGATCTATAAACATGTGCCAAACACAAAAATTCCcttcttaaaaataatataataaacaATACAGAAAGAATAAGTAATCTAATCTTTTTTTATGAACTGATACTATAAATAAAAGCAGGAATAGCAGTCAGGATGTCTACACCTTCATATGAACTAGAAAAGACTATGAATGGTTCCAAAGTGATAAACTAAGGAAATTCTTGAAAATAGGTGCTTGACATGAATATTTCACACGAACAAAATATATGATCTTGTGCAAGCACTCGGCATACAATGTATTGATTACTATTATTAAATTTCTGTAGCTTCCAATTTTGATTTGTTTTCATATATGTTCAGGAGGTGTCCATCCAATTTATGCCCAACGAGGAGGAGATACCCAGCGAGGAGAAGATGCCGAGCGACAAAGAAAATGGTGATGGTCAGTTTGTAGGCGTGGACCTTTGGGTTGATTCACAGGAGGAAGAATACGAGCTCATTGATGACACGAAGTTGGAAATTCTACGTCTACTGATCCCAGGTTACACCGAGTGtttccaagtaaaaaaaaagtagtgtgTTGATTAAGTGACATGAATAGTGTGCCGTCTACGTACTTCTTGTTGTTAGTCCAAAATACGAACTCATAGTTAGTCAGCTGCATAGTGGCATCCTATCATGTTATATATTATGTGGTTCTGTTTGGTGACATCTTTTGGAATATATGGTTATTCAACATCTTATTGAAATGTCATGCATCTCTATGAAATACTagtgcttgtttttttttattgtgcaTATGGACAATCAACTTGTTAATAGAACCTAGGATAAAACATTCATACAAGcaaacatattatatatttagttTCCACAATTACATAGACGACACATGTACATAGATGACAAAAGTACATATTATGACGCAAGTGCACAATTAGTTGCCTAGAAGTTGTATGACTTTCTCATACAACTGACGATCACAGCGAAAGGCTTTAGGAAGAATGCCAAGTGCCTCTAGCCTCGCTTTGCGGATCTTTTACTTATTCCCTCCATTAGCTTCCATTACTTCAATGCAACAGCTTTGTAGTGTCATGAACACTCTATTCAGAGTCTTTGGATCGTAGTCATTATATTCCTTCTGAACATTCTCTA contains these protein-coding regions:
- the LOC127773410 gene encoding uncharacterized protein LOC127773410, which encodes MAAATLRAPSAAMAETLGVAAAANLGAMAVEAVGMATALALARDWVVEVMMEAETVGAAMGCIGGEPRGCGGGGPRGGGFGKRLGCGGDDSGRLRSARQMRGKKRRRGMWYCRISGQSLEEGENFVLDTQDGSDDDQIEFIPDSDDEGIEYCFSSDQEFVPETEFQDCGEVEEKGGGIQDCGEVNEKDGGIQDCGEAKENGGEIQDCGEVEKGGGICGGSNIVHSNDECKQPAQMWCGQRVQGKWFHRESGRCLEEGKNVIFDTQDGPDMDEYEFWPDLDDEGGDFVFEDWFIDASFSSNASYPQGGDLWQGTMANHSAKPSKHFVVESSNISEQSKEVSIQFMPNEEEIPSEEKMPSDKENGDGQFVGVDLWVDSQEEEYELIDDTKLEILRLLIPGYTECFQVKKK